One stretch of Lysobacter sp. KIS68-7 DNA includes these proteins:
- the truD gene encoding tRNA pseudouridine(13) synthase TruD codes for MNAAPRAHGEAVLTARLRVTPEDFRVDEIDAFDASGQGEHLLLTIEKRGMNTAFAAKKLATWAGISEMGVSYAGLKDRHAVTRQRFTVHLPKKVAPELALLEADDFHVIDSAWHARKLPRGALSGNRFVLTLREIVGERARIEARLQAIAQRGVPNAFGEQRFGRAGDNVAQALAMFGGRRVKREQRTMLLSAARSALFNRALDARITDDSWDRALDGEVWMLDGSRSVFGPEPFDDTLAQRLAAFDIHPTGPLWGAGDLRTTDAVRALELHALDDEESRALRAGLEGAGMKQERRALRLRPQDLQWEWLGDDVLRLGFALPPGSYATTVLAELGDFGKIDG; via the coding sequence GTGAACGCTGCGCCGCGCGCGCACGGCGAGGCCGTGCTGACCGCCCGCTTGCGGGTGACGCCGGAAGATTTCCGTGTCGACGAAATCGACGCCTTCGACGCGAGCGGGCAGGGCGAGCACCTGCTGCTCACGATCGAAAAGCGCGGCATGAACACGGCCTTCGCGGCGAAGAAACTCGCAACGTGGGCCGGCATCTCCGAGATGGGCGTGAGCTATGCGGGCCTGAAGGATCGGCACGCGGTGACGCGGCAGCGCTTCACCGTGCACCTGCCGAAGAAGGTCGCGCCCGAACTCGCGCTGCTGGAAGCGGACGATTTCCACGTGATCGATTCGGCCTGGCATGCGCGCAAGCTGCCGCGCGGCGCCTTGTCGGGGAATCGCTTCGTGCTGACCTTGCGCGAGATCGTCGGCGAGCGTGCGCGGATCGAAGCGCGCTTGCAGGCCATCGCGCAACGCGGCGTTCCGAATGCATTCGGTGAACAACGCTTCGGTCGCGCGGGCGACAACGTCGCGCAGGCGCTGGCGATGTTCGGCGGCCGCCGCGTGAAGCGCGAGCAGCGCACGATGTTGTTGTCGGCCGCGCGTTCGGCGCTGTTCAACCGCGCGCTCGATGCGCGGATCACCGACGATTCGTGGGATCGCGCGCTCGACGGCGAGGTGTGGATGCTCGATGGGTCGCGCAGCGTGTTCGGTCCCGAGCCTTTCGACGACACCCTCGCGCAACGCCTCGCTGCCTTCGACATCCATCCGACCGGACCGCTGTGGGGCGCCGGCGACCTGCGCACGACCGACGCGGTCCGCGCGCTCGAACTGCACGCACTCGACGACGAAGAATCCCGCGCATTGCGTGCAGGCCTCGAAGGCGCGGGCATGAAACAGGAACGTCGCGCCCTGCGCCTGCGCCCGCAGGACCTGCAATGGGAATGGCTCGGCGACGACGTGCTGCGCCTTGGCTTCGCATTGCCGCCCGGTTCCTACGCCACCACCGTACTCGCCGAACTGGGCGACTTCGGCAAGATCGACGGCTAG
- a CDS encoding protein-L-isoaspartate(D-aspartate) O-methyltransferase, which translates to MTARIHLQPAAVGMGMTSQRVRDRLIERLRANDISDERVLNALRAVPRHLFVDEALATRAYEDTALPIGHGQTISQPWVVAKMTQTLLEVPRPAGAPTMRVLEIGTGSGYQAAILAALGLEVFTVERIGELLRTARKRFRTLGFNIRSKHDDGRIGWPELAPFDAIIVTAAAPALVDALTSQLAPGGTLVCPVGGSSAQSLVRLRKDDAGTVDEAQLAPVTFVPLLPGMVD; encoded by the coding sequence ATGACCGCGCGCATCCATCTGCAACCCGCAGCGGTCGGCATGGGCATGACCTCGCAGCGCGTGCGCGATCGCCTGATCGAACGCCTGCGCGCCAACGACATTTCCGACGAGCGCGTGTTGAACGCGCTGCGTGCGGTGCCGCGCCATCTGTTCGTCGATGAGGCGCTCGCCACGCGCGCCTACGAAGACACTGCGTTGCCGATCGGCCATGGCCAGACGATTTCGCAGCCGTGGGTCGTGGCGAAGATGACGCAGACGCTGCTCGAAGTGCCGCGCCCCGCCGGCGCGCCGACCATGCGCGTGCTCGAGATCGGCACCGGCTCGGGCTACCAGGCCGCGATCCTCGCCGCGCTGGGCCTGGAAGTCTTCACCGTCGAACGCATCGGTGAGCTGCTGCGCACGGCGCGCAAGCGCTTCCGCACGCTCGGCTTCAACATCCGCAGCAAGCACGACGACGGCCGCATCGGTTGGCCGGAACTCGCGCCCTTCGATGCGATCATCGTCACCGCGGCCGCGCCTGCGCTGGTCGATGCACTCACCTCGCAGCTCGCGCCGGGCGGCACGCTGGTGTGCCCGGTCGGCGGCAGCAGCGCGCAATCGCTTGTGCGGTTGCGCAAGGACGACGCCGGCACGGTGGACGAAGCGCAGCTCGCGCCCGTCACCTTCGTGCCGCTCCTGCCAGGGATGGTGGACTGA
- the eno gene encoding phosphopyruvate hydratase, giving the protein MTTIAKIHAREILDSRGNPTLEAEVTLADGSFGRAMVPSGASTGTKEAVELRDGDKTRYLGKGVRTAVQNVNTTIAHALHGFDGDQVALDHRLIDLDGTENKGRLGANALLGVSLANAHAVAASRGMPLWQHLANGNPVELPVPMMNIVNGGAHADNNVDLQEFMVLPVGFDSFAESLRAGTEIFHALKSVLKGRGLSTAVGDEGGFAPDLRSNEEALETILEAIGKAGYKAGEDVLLGLDVASSEFFDNGKYNLTGEGKRLTSEQFVDFLAGWCAQYPIITIEDGMAEHDWAGWKLLTQRLGEKVQLVGDDLFVTNPRIFKEGIEQGVANAILIKVNQIGTLTETLEAIAMADKARYAAVVSHRSGETEDTTIADIAVATTATQIKTGSLCRSDRVAKYNQLLRIEEQLGGAARYAGRSAFVSLRR; this is encoded by the coding sequence ATGACAACCATTGCCAAGATCCACGCCCGCGAAATCCTCGACAGCCGCGGCAACCCCACCCTCGAAGCGGAAGTGACCCTCGCCGACGGCAGCTTCGGCCGCGCGATGGTGCCCTCGGGCGCCTCCACCGGCACGAAGGAAGCGGTCGAACTGCGCGACGGCGACAAGACGCGCTACCTCGGCAAGGGCGTGCGCACCGCCGTGCAGAACGTCAACACGACGATCGCCCATGCGCTGCACGGTTTCGACGGCGACCAGGTCGCGCTCGACCACCGCCTGATCGACCTCGACGGCACCGAGAACAAGGGCCGCCTGGGCGCGAATGCGCTGCTGGGTGTTTCGCTCGCCAACGCGCACGCCGTCGCCGCTTCGCGCGGCATGCCGCTGTGGCAGCACCTGGCGAACGGCAATCCCGTCGAACTGCCCGTGCCGATGATGAACATCGTCAACGGCGGCGCGCATGCCGACAACAACGTCGACCTGCAGGAATTCATGGTGCTGCCGGTCGGCTTCGACTCCTTCGCCGAATCGCTGCGCGCCGGCACCGAGATCTTCCACGCGCTGAAGTCGGTGCTGAAGGGCCGCGGCCTGAGCACGGCCGTCGGCGACGAAGGCGGCTTCGCGCCCGACCTGCGCTCGAACGAAGAAGCGCTGGAAACCATCCTCGAAGCGATCGGCAAGGCCGGCTACAAGGCGGGCGAAGACGTGCTGCTCGGCCTGGACGTCGCCTCCAGCGAATTCTTCGACAACGGCAAGTACAACCTCACCGGCGAAGGCAAGCGCCTGACCTCGGAACAGTTCGTCGATTTCCTCGCCGGCTGGTGTGCGCAGTACCCGATCATCACGATCGAAGACGGCATGGCCGAACACGACTGGGCCGGCTGGAAGCTGCTCACGCAGCGCCTGGGCGAGAAGGTGCAGCTGGTCGGCGACGACCTGTTCGTCACCAACCCGCGCATCTTCAAGGAAGGCATCGAGCAGGGCGTGGCGAACGCGATCCTGATCAAGGTCAACCAGATCGGCACGCTGACCGAAACGCTGGAAGCGATCGCGATGGCCGACAAGGCGCGTTACGCCGCGGTCGTCTCGCACCGTTCGGGCGAAACCGAGGACACGACGATCGCCGACATCGCCGTCGCGACCACGGCGACGCAGATCAAGACCGGCTCGCTGTGCCGCTCCGACCGCGTGGCGAAGTACAACCAGTTGCTGCGCATCGAAGAGCAGCTGGGCGGCGCCGCGCGCTACGCCGGCCGATCCGCCTTCGTGTCGCTGAGGCGCTGA
- a CDS encoding peptidoglycan DD-metalloendopeptidase family protein: MTRATLVRCIALGFVLALAACGSSKVVTRNTPSSAPPRVSTPKYGATAVVNRGDTLYGIAFRNGIDVRDLASWNGIGAPYTIYPGQRLHLYPKNGGSVASTAPRPVGTKPTSPRPPTTVPSAPTAPRPAPPPAAPATSPIAWTWPANGDLVGSYVSGDQTRQGIDIGGDGGAPVRAAGDGVVVYSGAGLVGYGELIIVKHNDAWLSAYGHNRMRMVNEGQIVKAGQQIAEMGHTGAARDMLHFEIRYNGKPVDPQAYLPKR; this comes from the coding sequence ATGACGCGCGCGACGCTCGTCCGCTGCATCGCGCTGGGCTTCGTGCTCGCGCTCGCCGCGTGCGGTTCGAGCAAGGTGGTGACGCGCAATACACCGTCGTCGGCGCCGCCGCGCGTGTCGACGCCGAAGTACGGCGCGACCGCGGTGGTGAACCGCGGCGACACGCTGTACGGCATCGCGTTCCGCAACGGCATCGATGTGCGCGACCTCGCGTCCTGGAACGGCATCGGCGCGCCGTACACGATCTATCCGGGGCAGCGGCTGCACCTGTATCCGAAGAACGGCGGCAGCGTGGCGTCCACCGCGCCGCGTCCCGTCGGCACGAAACCGACATCCCCGCGTCCGCCGACGACGGTGCCCAGCGCACCCACGGCACCGCGTCCGGCCCCGCCGCCTGCGGCCCCCGCCACGAGTCCCATTGCGTGGACCTGGCCCGCAAACGGCGATCTCGTCGGCAGCTACGTTTCCGGCGACCAGACCAGGCAAGGCATCGACATCGGCGGCGACGGCGGCGCGCCCGTGCGTGCGGCGGGCGATGGTGTCGTGGTGTATTCCGGCGCGGGCCTGGTCGGTTACGGCGAGCTGATCATCGTCAAGCACAACGATGCATGGTTGTCGGCGTACGGCCACAACCGCATGCGTATGGTCAACGAAGGGCAGATCGTGAAGGCCGGTCAGCAGATCGCGGAAATGGGCCACACGGGCGCCGCGCGCGACATGCTGCACTTCGAGATCCGCTACAACGGCAAGCCGGTGGATCCGCAGGCGTACCTGCCGAAGCGTTGA
- the ftsB gene encoding cell division protein FtsB: MRVLRVVLVLLIALLAWLQYRLWFGHGGAGEVQALSTQVEKQARDNAGLRQRNAEVAAEVEDLKSGEAAVEERARSELGMIKPGETFYRVVEPASTSTAPQPDAASDSGESP, encoded by the coding sequence ATGCGCGTACTTCGCGTCGTCCTGGTACTGCTGATCGCGCTGCTGGCGTGGTTGCAGTACCGGCTGTGGTTCGGCCACGGCGGTGCGGGTGAAGTGCAGGCGCTCTCGACGCAAGTGGAAAAGCAGGCCCGCGACAACGCGGGCCTGCGCCAGCGCAACGCGGAAGTGGCGGCGGAAGTCGAAGACCTGAAGTCCGGCGAAGCCGCGGTGGAAGAACGCGCGCGCAGCGAGCTCGGCATGATCAAGCCGGGTGAAACGTTCTATCGCGTGGTCGAGCCGGCGTCGACTTCGACCGCGCCCCAACCCGACGCGGCCTCCGACAGCGGGGAGTCGCCGTGA
- the rlmE gene encoding 23S rRNA (uridine(2552)-2'-O)-methyltransferase RlmE, producing the protein MATRSKSSQRWLKEHFSDPYVKKAQAEGLRSRAAYKLEELVARDRLLKPGMTVVDLGAAPGGWSQWVRAELDRLSKGSPDSGRVIALDILEMPGLAGVDFLHGDFRDDDVLSRLEAALGGDRVDLVLSDMAPNKSGVDAVDQPRAMHLAELAMEFADRHLKPGGAFLIKLFQGVGFDEYVRSLRQRYARVAIRKPAASRKRSPEVYALAQGKLS; encoded by the coding sequence ATGGCCACACGCAGCAAGTCCAGCCAGCGATGGTTGAAGGAACACTTCTCCGATCCCTATGTGAAGAAGGCGCAGGCCGAGGGCCTGCGCTCGCGCGCGGCCTACAAGCTCGAGGAACTGGTGGCGCGCGACCGGCTGCTGAAGCCGGGCATGACGGTCGTGGACCTCGGCGCGGCGCCCGGCGGCTGGTCGCAGTGGGTCCGGGCCGAACTCGACCGGCTGTCGAAAGGCTCGCCCGACAGCGGCCGTGTCATCGCCCTGGACATCCTGGAGATGCCCGGCCTGGCCGGCGTGGACTTCCTTCATGGCGATTTCAGGGATGATGACGTGTTATCACGGCTGGAAGCCGCGCTCGGGGGCGACCGGGTGGACCTTGTCCTGTCGGACATGGCCCCCAATAAGAGCGGAGTGGATGCCGTCGACCAGCCCCGTGCCATGCACTTGGCCGAACTGGCGATGGAGTTCGCCGACCGCCACCTGAAGCCCGGCGGTGCGTTCCTGATCAAGCTGTTCCAGGGCGTGGGCTTCGACGAATACGTGCGGTCGCTCCGGCAGCGTTACGCCAGGGTGGCCATCCGAAAGCCGGCGGCGTCGCGCAAGCGGTCGCCGGAGGTCTACGCCCTCGCGCAGGGCAAACTGAGCTGA
- a CDS encoding YqaA family protein, which yields MKLFGPLYERTIALARHPRASLWLVLLSFFEAIIFPIMPEVMLVPMCVAKPKRGFWFATISLAGSMVGALVGYFLGHYAFEALKPVFAAVGLLHGIEAGITIVQAKMAQSPWAVFTFLVLGGFMPIPMKVFTWASGIVGVPLLPYIASMAVGRGKRVYLLALVVRLGGERAEETLRKYIEPVGWAATVLVVGLVGWLIVRAHGA from the coding sequence ATGAAGCTGTTCGGCCCGCTCTACGAACGCACCATCGCGCTCGCACGCCACCCGCGTGCGTCCCTGTGGCTGGTCCTGCTCAGCTTCTTCGAAGCCATCATCTTCCCGATCATGCCGGAAGTGATGCTGGTGCCGATGTGCGTGGCCAAGCCGAAGCGCGGCTTCTGGTTCGCCACGATCAGCCTGGCCGGTTCGATGGTGGGCGCGCTGGTCGGTTACTTCCTCGGGCACTACGCGTTCGAAGCGTTGAAGCCGGTGTTCGCCGCGGTCGGGCTGCTGCACGGGATCGAAGCGGGCATCACGATCGTGCAGGCGAAAATGGCGCAATCGCCGTGGGCGGTGTTCACCTTCCTCGTGCTCGGCGGCTTCATGCCGATTCCGATGAAGGTGTTCACGTGGGCCTCGGGCATCGTGGGCGTGCCGCTGCTGCCGTACATCGCGAGCATGGCGGTGGGGCGCGGCAAGCGCGTGTACCTGCTCGCCCTCGTGGTGCGCCTGGGGGGCGAACGCGCGGAAGAAACCTTGCGCAAGTACATCGAACCGGTGGGTTGGGCGGCGACGGTGCTCGTCGTCGGCCTGGTCGGCTGGCTCATCGTGCGGGCCCACGGCGCATGA
- a CDS encoding Smr/MutS family protein, with protein MARKTHEGPPEDPPARGEPDDAALFRDAIGPVRALPAQAPPPEKPRPRPTPRMGLRDEREAISEFRRALTADALEAGDALSYRRDNVPPRTLQRLKRGHFASQDEIDLHWADARQAEAMLRDFLHHARQQGLGCVRVIHGKGLHGDSNAPVLKNLVDRQLRHRADVLAFASAPANQGGTGAVLVLLAAKR; from the coding sequence ATGGCACGCAAGACGCATGAAGGTCCGCCGGAAGACCCGCCCGCCCGGGGCGAACCGGACGACGCCGCGCTGTTCCGCGACGCGATCGGCCCCGTGCGCGCGTTGCCTGCGCAAGCGCCGCCGCCCGAGAAGCCCCGTCCGCGCCCCACCCCGCGCATGGGCCTGCGCGACGAGCGGGAGGCGATCAGCGAATTCCGCCGCGCGCTGACCGCCGATGCGCTCGAGGCCGGCGATGCCTTGTCCTACCGCCGCGACAACGTGCCGCCACGCACCTTGCAGCGGCTCAAGCGCGGGCATTTCGCTTCGCAGGACGAGATCGACCTGCACTGGGCCGACGCGCGCCAGGCCGAAGCCATGCTGCGCGACTTCCTCCACCACGCGCGGCAGCAAGGCCTTGGCTGCGTGCGGGTGATCCACGGCAAGGGCCTGCACGGCGACAGCAATGCGCCCGTGCTCAAGAACCTGGTCGACCGGCAATTGCGGCATCGTGCCGACGTCCTGGCCTTCGCCTCGGCGCCCGCGAACCAGGGCGGCACGGGCGCGGTGCTCGTGCTGCTGGCGGCGAAACGCTAG
- a CDS encoding Mth938-like domain-containing protein: MQLNLERPDYTWYLRGADGHHALVNERTIERSFAIAPESLVEDWPVVDAKAMQPDDLAPLFALKPELIVLGTGPTQRFPSAAVMHACLSQGIGLEVMDNAAAARTYSVLAGEGRRVVAGFIFPA; encoded by the coding sequence ATGCAGCTGAACCTCGAACGCCCCGATTACACCTGGTACCTGCGCGGCGCCGACGGGCACCACGCGCTGGTCAACGAACGCACGATCGAACGCAGCTTCGCCATCGCGCCCGAATCGCTGGTGGAAGACTGGCCCGTCGTCGATGCGAAGGCGATGCAGCCGGACGATCTCGCACCGCTGTTCGCGCTCAAGCCCGAGCTGATCGTGCTGGGCACGGGGCCCACGCAGCGCTTTCCTTCCGCCGCGGTGATGCATGCCTGCCTGTCGCAGGGCATCGGCCTGGAAGTGATGGACAACGCGGCGGCTGCGCGCACTTACAGCGTGCTGGCGGGCGAAGGGCGTCGCGTGGTCGCGGGGTTCATTTTCCCCGCTTGA
- the ispD gene encoding 2-C-methyl-D-erythritol 4-phosphate cytidylyltransferase, with the protein MIWAIVPAAGRGSRYGGALPKQYLEIAGAPLLAYSLRAVLAHPSVGGAMVVLSEDDTLWPGWTEIDGKPVRTCIGGAERADSVLAGLAALPDDVRPDDFVLVHDAARPHLRAADLERLLDLGRGDPVGAILAAPVRDTLKRAGDDGGIDATESRDRLWRALTPQLFRRLQLTRALEAARNAGITVTDEAMAMERLGHRPLLVEGSDDNLKVTTPADLPLAEFLLRLARERRLGSAP; encoded by the coding sequence GTGATCTGGGCGATCGTGCCCGCGGCAGGGCGCGGTTCGCGTTACGGCGGTGCCTTGCCGAAGCAGTACCTGGAAATCGCGGGCGCGCCCTTGCTCGCGTATTCCCTGCGCGCGGTGCTCGCGCATCCTTCCGTCGGCGGTGCGATGGTGGTGTTGTCGGAAGACGACACGCTGTGGCCGGGCTGGACGGAGATCGACGGCAAGCCGGTGCGCACATGCATCGGCGGCGCCGAACGCGCGGATTCCGTGCTCGCCGGCCTGGCGGCATTGCCGGACGATGTGCGGCCCGACGACTTCGTCCTCGTGCACGATGCGGCGCGCCCGCACCTGCGCGCCGCGGACCTTGAACGCCTGCTCGACCTCGGTCGCGGCGATCCGGTCGGCGCCATCCTCGCCGCACCGGTGCGCGACACCTTGAAGCGCGCGGGCGACGACGGCGGCATCGACGCCACCGAATCGCGCGATCGCCTGTGGCGCGCGCTCACGCCGCAACTGTTCCGTCGCCTGCAGCTCACGCGCGCGCTCGAAGCCGCGCGCAACGCTGGCATCACCGTGACCGACGAAGCGATGGCGATGGAACGACTGGGCCATCGCCCGCTGCTGGTGGAAGGCAGCGACGACAATCTCAAAGTGACGACGCCCGCGGACCTGCCGCTGGCCGAGTTCCTGTTGCGCCTTGCGCGCGAACGACGCCTGGGGAGCGCGCCATGA
- the ispF gene encoding 2-C-methyl-D-erythritol 2,4-cyclodiphosphate synthase: MNIRIGQGYDVHAFGPGDHVMLGGVRVPHDCGVIAHSDGDVVLHALCDAMLGALALGDIGKHFPPSDPRWKGADSRLFVRHCKQLLAEHRYTLGNVDITVVCERPRIGPHAGEMRGLIAADLGVAVDAISVKATTTEKLGFTGRGEGIAAQAVCLLVRE; encoded by the coding sequence ATGAACATCCGGATCGGACAGGGCTACGACGTCCACGCCTTCGGCCCGGGCGACCACGTGATGCTCGGCGGCGTGCGCGTGCCGCACGATTGCGGCGTGATCGCGCATTCCGACGGCGACGTGGTGCTGCACGCCCTGTGCGATGCGATGCTCGGCGCGCTCGCGCTGGGCGACATCGGCAAGCATTTCCCGCCGAGCGACCCGCGCTGGAAGGGGGCCGACAGCCGCCTGTTCGTGCGCCACTGCAAGCAGTTGCTCGCCGAACATCGCTACACGCTGGGCAACGTGGACATCACCGTGGTCTGCGAGCGCCCGCGCATCGGGCCGCATGCGGGCGAAATGCGCGGCCTGATCGCGGCCGACCTCGGCGTCGCCGTGGATGCGATTTCGGTCAAGGCGACGACCACCGAGAAGCTCGGCTTCACCGGCCGCGGGGAAGGCATCGCCGCGCAGGCGGTGTGCCTGCTCGTGCGCGAGTGA
- the surE gene encoding 5'/3'-nucleotidase SurE, translating into MRVLVSNDDGVDAPGIRILAQGLRDAGHLVTVVAPDRDRSGASNSLTLDGPVRVVEMEPGRFRVFGTPTDCVHVAITGMLETEPDIVVSGINTTANLGDDVIYSGTVAAAMEGRFLGLPAVAVSLAAHDHNGQHYETAARAAVEIIARLAVDPLPADTILNVNVPDIAWGDVAGFEVTRLGNRHRAEPCIPQQDPRNRTWWWIGAAGPEQDAGPGTDFHAVRTGHISITPIHVDLTRFQALEQVASWVGGLAASLQERPA; encoded by the coding sequence TTGCGCGTATTGGTCAGCAACGACGACGGTGTCGACGCCCCCGGCATCCGGATCCTCGCCCAGGGGCTGCGCGATGCGGGACATCTCGTCACCGTGGTCGCGCCCGACCGTGACCGCAGCGGCGCCAGCAATTCGCTTACCCTCGACGGTCCCGTGCGCGTGGTGGAAATGGAGCCGGGCCGGTTTCGTGTCTTCGGCACGCCCACCGACTGCGTGCACGTGGCGATCACCGGCATGCTCGAAACCGAGCCGGACATCGTCGTCTCCGGCATCAACACCACCGCCAACCTCGGCGACGACGTGATCTATTCCGGCACCGTCGCCGCTGCGATGGAAGGCCGCTTCCTCGGCCTGCCCGCGGTCGCGGTGTCGCTCGCGGCGCACGACCACAACGGCCAGCACTACGAAACGGCCGCCCGCGCCGCGGTGGAAATCATCGCGCGCCTCGCCGTGGACCCGCTGCCGGCCGATACGATCCTCAACGTCAACGTGCCCGACATCGCCTGGGGCGACGTCGCCGGATTCGAAGTCACGCGCCTGGGCAACCGCCATCGCGCCGAGCCGTGCATCCCGCAGCAGGATCCGCGCAACCGCACCTGGTGGTGGATCGGCGCCGCCGGTCCCGAACAGGACGCAGGCCCCGGCACCGATTTCCACGCCGTGCGCACCGGCCATATTTCGATCACGCCGATCCATGTCGACCTCACGCGCTTCCAGGCGCTGGAGCAGGTGGCGAGCTGGGTCGGTGGCCTCGCCGCTTCGTTGCAGGAGCGCCCGGCATGA
- the yhbY gene encoding ribosome assembly RNA-binding protein YhbY, with amino-acid sequence MPAASASPSSGPVVLTSAQVRFLRGQAHDLKALLQVGGKGITDALVSEVGNALEQHELIKVKIAGEDREVRDAMIADLAQRSGAALVQRIGHTAVLYKPSREKRHIVLPRG; translated from the coding sequence ATGCCTGCCGCTTCCGCTTCCCCCTCTTCAGGCCCCGTCGTGTTGACGAGCGCCCAGGTTCGGTTCCTCCGGGGGCAGGCCCATGACCTCAAGGCCCTCCTCCAGGTCGGCGGCAAGGGCATCACCGATGCGCTGGTCTCCGAAGTGGGCAATGCCCTGGAACAGCACGAATTGATCAAGGTGAAGATCGCCGGCGAGGACCGCGAGGTCCGCGACGCGATGATCGCCGACCTGGCGCAGCGTTCCGGCGCCGCGCTCGTGCAGCGCATCGGCCACACCGCCGTGCTGTACAAGCCGAGCCGCGAGAAGCGCCACATCGTGCTGCCGCGCGGCTGA